Proteins encoded together in one Ictidomys tridecemlineatus isolate mIctTri1 chromosome 3, mIctTri1.hap1, whole genome shotgun sequence window:
- the Cyb5d1 gene encoding cytochrome b5 domain-containing protein 1, protein MPRRGLVAGPEFEGFQRRFFTPEEVARHNQPEDLWVSYLGYVYDLTPLAQEYKGNLLLKPIVEVAGQDISHWFDPNTGDIRKHIDPLTGCLRYRTPRGRFVHVPPQLPRSDWANDFGNPWWKGSQYEVGKLSAKTRNIRIINTLTSQQHILEVGALESMWEILHRYLPYNAHAASYTWKYEGKTLNMDHTLEENGIQDEEEEFDYLKMDGTHYIPAILLYFSDDLTEL, encoded by the exons ATGCCGCGCCGGGGCCTAGTGGCTGGGCCAGAGTTTGAGGGCTTCCAGCGTCGCTTTTTCACGCCGGAAGAAGTGGCCAGACATAACCAGCCCGAAGACCTTTGGGTGTCTTACTTGGGATACGTGTACGACCTAACGCCATTGGCTCAGGAGTACAAGG GGAACCTGCTGCTGAAACCCATTGTGGAAGTTGCAGGCCAGGACATCAGCCACTGGTTTGATCCAAACACCGGAGAC ATCCGCAAGCACATAGATCCCCTGACTGGTTGCCTGAGGTACCGCACCCCGCGGGGCCGTTTCGTGCACGTCCCACCTCAGCTGCCCCGATCGGACTGGGCCAATGATTTTGGGAATCCCTGGTGGAAAGGGTCGCAGTACGAGGTGGGGAAGCTGTCTGCCAAGACCCGGAATATTCGCATCATTAACACTCTCACGTCGCAGCAGCACATACTGGAG GTGGGGGCTCTGGAGTCAATGTGGGAAATCCTACACCGCTATCTTCCCTATAATGCACATGCTGCCAGCTACACGTGGAAATATGAAGGGAAGACCCTGAACATGGATCATACCCTGGAAGAGAATGGGATCCAGGATGAGGAGGAAGAATTTGACTATCTCAAAATGGATGGTACACACTACATACCTGCAATACTGCTCTACTTCAGTGATGACCTCACAGAGCTATAG
- the Naa38 gene encoding N-alpha-acetyltransferase 38, NatC auxiliary subunit isoform X2, translating to MAGAGPTMLLREENGCCSRRQSSSSAGDSDGEREDSPAARARQQLEALLNKTMRIRMTDGRTLVGCFLCTDRDCNVILGSAQEFLKPSDSFSAGEPRVLGLAMVPGHHIVSIEVQRESLAGPPYL from the exons ATGGCTGGAGCTGGGCCGACCATGCTACTACGAGAGGAGAATGGATGTTGCAGCCGGCGACAAAGCAGTTCCAGCGCCGGG GACTCGGATGGGGAGCGCGAGGACTCGCCGGCTGCGCGTGCCCGGCAGCAATTAGAGGCGCTGCTCAACAAGACTATGCGCATTCGAATGACAGATGGACGGACACTGGTCGGCTGCTTCCTCTGTACCGACCGCGACTGCAATGTCATCCTAGGTTCGGCGCAGGAGTTCCTCAAGCCGTCGG ATTCCTTCTCTGCCGGGGAACCCCGTGTGCTAGGCCTGGCCATGGTACCGGGACACCACATCGTTTCTATTGAGGTGCAAAGGGAGAGCCTTGCAGGGCCTCCGTATCTCTGA
- the Naa38 gene encoding N-alpha-acetyltransferase 38, NatC auxiliary subunit isoform X1: MAGAGPTMLLREENGCCSRRQSSSSAGDSDGEREDSPAARARQQLEALLNKTMRIRMTDGRTLVGCFLCTDRDCNVILGSAQEFLKPSGQCPGDAHPLGNVAEVHARHFPSGFLLCRGTPCARPGHGTGTPHRFY, encoded by the exons ATGGCTGGAGCTGGGCCGACCATGCTACTACGAGAGGAGAATGGATGTTGCAGCCGGCGACAAAGCAGTTCCAGCGCCGGG GACTCGGATGGGGAGCGCGAGGACTCGCCGGCTGCGCGTGCCCGGCAGCAATTAGAGGCGCTGCTCAACAAGACTATGCGCATTCGAATGACAGATGGACGGACACTGGTCGGCTGCTTCCTCTGTACCGACCGCGACTGCAATGTCATCCTAGGTTCGGCGCAGGAGTTCCTCAAGCCGTCGGGTCAGTGCCCAGGGGATGCACACCCGCTTGGGAATGTGGCGGAAGTTCACGCAAGGCATTTTCCCTCAGG ATTCCTTCTCTGCCGGGGAACCCCGTGTGCTAGGCCTGGCCATGGTACCGGGACACCACATCGTTTCTATTGA
- the Tmem88 gene encoding transmembrane protein 88, with translation MADVPGAQRPVLGGSPEPRDPLDCWACAVLVTAQNLMVAAFNLLLLALVLGTILLPAVTMLGFGFLCHSQFLRSQAPPCTAHLRDPGFTALLVTGFLLLVPLLVLALASYRRLCLRLRLADCLVPYSRALYRRRRAPQPRQTRGSPGSQAVPTPGKVWV, from the exons ATGGCGGATGTCCCCGGGGCGCAGCGACCGGTTCTCGGCGGCAGCCCAGAGCCCCGCGATCCCCTGGACTGCTGGGCCTGCGCTGTGCTGGTAACTGCTCAGAACCTAATGGTGGCTGCCTTCAATCTACTCCTGCTGGCGCTGGTGCTGGGGACCATCTTGCTACCCGCTGTCACCATGCTAGGCTTCGGCTTCCTCTGCCATTCCCAG TTCCTGCGCTCTCAGGCACCTCCTTGCACCGCGCACCTACGGGACCCGGGCTTCACCGCCCTGCTGGTCACCGGATTCCTACTCCTCGTTCCGCTGCTCGTGCTTGCCCTGGCCAGCTACCGCCGCCTCTGTCTACGCCTTCGCCTGGCCGACTGTCTCGTGCCTTACAGCCGGGCCCTCTATCGGCGCCGGCGGGCCCCGCAGCCGCGGCAAACCCGGGGCTCACCAGGGTCTCAAGCAGTTCCTACGCCGGGAAAGGTTTGGGTCTGA